From Pseudodesulfovibrio sp. S3, the proteins below share one genomic window:
- a CDS encoding transporter substrate-binding domain-containing protein, whose protein sequence is MRSKISGVGGVCLLIVFLLASVVYAEEETFICGVAQGYPPYQFVGADGTSTGLDVEVIRLVFEKMGRDLTVRQDNWDDIVAGLRLGKLDCIAGMEINERRNKFFDFTSPYYSRKGMIFVLADSFVHSFSELQWQVVTGDRDSYVEEFFREKGVHRHIRLYQTKSKEQSMEMLKQGKAVAAIAPKAVGVFLACKYDVDVRMIDVGDPGVPVGIAVAKGNRTLLMQMEAALNALVDEGALQEVLKRWQTP, encoded by the coding sequence TTGAGGTCTAAGATCAGCGGTGTCGGGGGCGTATGCCTTCTGATTGTATTCCTGCTTGCATCCGTAGTGTATGCAGAGGAGGAGACCTTCATCTGCGGTGTGGCTCAGGGGTATCCACCGTATCAGTTCGTTGGCGCGGACGGGACTTCCACAGGATTGGATGTTGAGGTCATTCGGCTCGTCTTCGAAAAGATGGGCAGGGATTTGACGGTCAGGCAGGACAATTGGGATGACATTGTCGCCGGTTTGCGGCTGGGTAAGCTTGACTGCATTGCAGGAATGGAGATCAATGAACGGCGCAATAAATTTTTTGATTTCACTTCTCCGTATTATAGCCGGAAAGGGATGATCTTTGTTCTGGCGGATTCCTTTGTCCATTCGTTCAGCGAGCTGCAATGGCAAGTGGTTACGGGCGACAGGGATTCCTATGTGGAAGAGTTTTTCCGGGAAAAAGGAGTGCACAGGCATATACGATTGTATCAGACCAAGAGTAAGGAGCAATCCATGGAAATGCTCAAACAGGGCAAGGCGGTTGCTGCAATTGCGCCCAAGGCCGTAGGAGTGTTTCTTGCCTGTAAGTACGATGTGGACGTTCGGATGATTGACGTGGGTGATCCTGGAGTGCCCGTAGGCATTGCCGTGGCAAAGGGGAACCGGACGCTGTTGATGCAGATGGAAGCCGCCCTGAACGCGTTGGTTGATGAAGGGGCGTTGCAGGAAGTGTTGAAACGCTGGCAGACCCCCTAG